ACCACCCAGGACGCCGAGCAACTGCCGACCGCCAGTCCAACCACAAAGCATGGCGACTAGGACGGCAGCGATGGCGATTCGCGCCAGAAGCAACAGCAGTTGGCGTAGCCGTAGCCATTTCTTTTGCTTGCGATAGCTTGCCAGCAGAAAGTCCATTGCCGCCCAACGCTGACGCCGGTGGCGCAGCATGTTGATTAGGTGAACCAGCGGCGGCACGGCAATAAAGGCGAAGCCGGCGAGCAATGCGGGATAGAGAAACATTGTCCGGCCTCCTTACCGACGCAGTTTGGGAAGTGAGAGTCGGTGCGAAAGAAACTTTGCCAAGAGTGCATCCAGCGGATCACTGGTGCGAACTTGGGTGTAATCGATCGACAGTTTTCCACAAGCTCGTCGAGTCTTCGTCAAGAACTCTTCGAGTGCCGCGATATAGCCATCGCGAAGAGCTTTGGGATTGCAGTTGAGTAGATCGTCGCTTTCCAATCCTTCGAAGCGTGTCGCCCCGTTAAAAGGGAACTCGATTTCATCATCATGAAGCACATGGAACAACGCCACGTCATGACCTCGAGAACGCAGCACGCGTAGGCCTTCGACCAACGAATCGACACCGAGCAGATCGGAAATGATCACGATCAAACCGCGACGTGGGATGGCTTGCCCGACCTGTCTAGCGACACGCGAAAGGTCAGTTCGTCCGTCGGCGCCGACTTGATCGAGCAGCGATAGAATTCGGGTCAGTTGTTGCTGGTTGCTCTTTGCCGGAACGCTTTCCTGCATCACGGTATCAAACGTGATCAGTCCGCAAGCGTCTTTTTGTCGAAGAGCCAAGTAGGCCAGCGAAGCGGCGATCGAAGCGGAATAGTCAAACTTGTTTGTTTGCCCGTCTCCGTAGGACATGCTGGCACTGCGATCGACCAACAACGTCAAACGAAGGTTCGTTTCTTCTTCGTATTGCTTGATGTGTAGACGGTCTTGCCGAGCGTACACTTTCCAGTCGATGTGCCTGAGTTCATCGCCGGGGTGGTACTGGCGGTGCTGCAGGAACTCGATCGATTGCCCAAAGTACGGACTGCGGTGCATCCCGGAAAGAAAGCCTTCGACCACACGACGCGCGGTCAGTTCCATCCGGCGAATACGCTGCGTGACTTCAGGACGCAAAAATTCTTTGGAATCGGGCATCACGTGATAGCTCGTCTTCGGTCGTTGGGGTCGCCGCTACGATGCGGTCGATGACATCGTCGCTGGTTACACCGTCGCTTTCGGCGGCGAAGTTAACGACCATCCGGTGACGAAGGACCGGTTTGGCAAGTTGCTGGATGTCCTCGACAGAAACGTGGAATCGCCCCTGCAGTAACGCGCGAGCCTTACCACCGAGAATTAAAAACTGAACCGCCCGCGGACCCGCACCCCAGCCAACCAGGTCGTTGACAAAATCGGGGACCCCGTCGTCGCCGACGCGGGTTTGGCGGACCAGCGAGAGTGCAAATCGGACGACGTGGTCGCTGACCGGAACGCGACGGACAAGGTTTTGCAATCGAACGATTTCGTCCGCATTAAGCACCGCGTTGACGGTCCCGGTGTCGGTTCCGGTGGTACGCCGCGCGACTTCGAATTCTTCGTCGAAGCTGGGGTACTTCACATACACCTTGAACATAAACCGGTCTTGCTGGGCTTCCGGCAGCGGATAGGTTCCTTCTTGCTCGATCGGGTTCTGCGTCGCCAACACAAAGAAAGGTGTCGGCAATGGGTGGCGAGTCCTACCGACGGTGACCTGCCTTTCCTGCATCGCTTCTAATAGTGAAGCCTGTGTTTTTGGAGGCGTCCGGTTGATTTCGTCGGCCAGGACGATGTTGGCAAACAACGGGCCTTCCATGAAACGGAACGCGCGATGCCCTGAGTTCCGATCTTCTTCGATGATTTCAGTCCCGGTCACATCGGCCGGCATCAAGTCGGGGGTAAACTGAACCCGCGAGAATGACAGGTCCATGGTTTGCGCCAACGTGCTGATCATCAGCGTTTTGGCCAAGCCGGGAACGCCTTCGAGCAAGATGTGGCCTCGGCTGAATAGCCCGATCATGATCTCATCGATCACTTCCTGCTGTCCGACGATCACTTTCGAAAGCTGCTCGCCGATCTGTTTCTTGGCTTCGTTCAATCTGGACGCGTCCGCCGCAGAAAGTTCGCTTTGCCCTGTTCCTTCATTTTCTGCCGAGTTACCGGCTGTTTCGACCGACATCTGGTGTGTATTCCTTGTGGAGGTTCAGGTCGCCTACATCGCCACTGGCTGCAGTATCTTTGTCTGCAGTGTCTCTGTGGACAGCACTGCAGTAGTGCCTTTTTGAAATCAATTGCAATATTATGCAATGTCAATCGTCCACGCTGGCGTCATCCATCCGGCTCATCAAAAACCGCGCGATCTCGCTAGGATACCAGCTTTTACAACATAACAGCACATCAACCACGCAAATATAGCGGCTTGTGCGCCGATGCACCCTGAAAAGGGGTTTAGTGGCCGCTAGCACTGACACCGTGTTTTGGGACTGCGTTTTTAGCACCGGTAGGCTACTGGGAACTCGCCTCACATCAGTGCGCAGAGCTATCGATTGCTCAATGCATGTTGCAGTTGCCGATCTAGCCGTTGGATCGCGTCTTTGATTTCGGCGTCTGGACTGTCGATTAGATTCCGCGTTTCATCGGGATCGTTTCGCAGGTCATAGAATTCGTCGCGGCCGACGTTTTTCCGATCACGAATCAGCTTGTAGTCTGGCGTTCGATAGGCAACCAAATCGGCTTCGGCGTAGTTGATCATGTTGTATTCGGCCAACATGTTTTGTTTCCAATCTGCAGGGACGTTGCCTTTAAGAAGTGTCACAAAGCTGCGGCCGTGGTGCAGCGAGTCACTTGGGGGATCGACCTTGGCCATCTCAAGAATCGTTGGCCAGAGATCCAAGCTGGTGACTGTCTGATCAATCACCGTATTCTCTTTGACAACGCCAGGCCAGCGGACGATTGCCGGTGTGCGAAGGGAGTGGTCATAGAGATTCGGTCGATACTTTTGGGAAATCACCTTGGTGCCTTGGTGCACGTTCTGCGGCGGTTTGTTGGTTGCCCAGATGCCGTTGCCTTTGTGCCAGATTCCGTTGTGTCCCATGTTGTATCCATGATCGGAACTGAAGATCACGATGGTGTTGTCCGCAAATTTGCGTTCGTCCAGTCGGTCAAGGATCCTGCCAAGATTGCGATCCACTCCGGTGGTGCTGGCCAAGTATTCCCGCATCTGCCGTTTTACTTTCGCAATGTTTAGATCCGGGTAGTCCGGGTTCGGAATCGCCGGATCCAGTTGTGCGTATGGCAACCAGTCCTCTTTGGCAACTGGCAGCCAGGCCCCGTGTGGTGCTCGCGTGTGAACACATAAAAGAAATGGCGAGTCAGACGACTGGCGATCGAGGAATTCCAACGCTCGATTGGTCAGCAGATCTGTGGTCAGGCCTTCGAATTGATTAACCTTGCCGTTTTCTTCCAGCATTGGGTTGCTTGGGGTGGTGCCGCCGCTGGTCAGCCCCATGAAGTAGTCAAACCCGTGGTGCCGGGGGTGAAACTGTTCGTGCCCCGGCGCGGTCCAGTCGCCCAAGTGCCATTTCCCAACCAGTCCTGTCCGATAGCCATTTTGTTGCAAGACCTCGGCAAAAGTCAGGCTTTCGTCTGGCGGGAGAGCCACTTCATGATCGGGATCGAACAGCCGGTGATCTGGACTGGGAATAAAGTCGTCGATACCAAATTCACTCGCATAACGACCCGTCATCCAAGCAGCCCGGGCGGGGCTGCAAACCGGTGTGACACAAAAAAAGTTCCTCAAGACGGCACCTTCTTGCGCCAAGCGATCCATGTGCGGAGTCGACGCGGCAGGGACATCATCAAATTGTCCGCTTGTCACTGCATTGCCGACAGCCCAAGCGGCTTGATCGTCGGTATAGACGATCAACACATTCGGAGGTGCCGCCGCGACATGGGCAATTTGAATGACCGCTAGCCATGCGAAACCGACCACGAGCCACAGACGGTGATGCAAATATGAAGCTATCAAAACGTGTTCCGACTAGCTGAAAGGGAGTGAAGCATTCGGAGCTTGAAACGATTGTGAGGCGAGTTTTTATAAACCATTTTGACGCGCCGTTTCGAAAGTTCGGCAGCATTGCGCCAATCACGGAAGGTAGCGGCAGCGTCACGTTTTCGCGAATGTGCCAAAGGTTGCGTAGTGGATGGGGGGAATCTTTTCGGGAGCATGATGCTAGCGAATCAGGGATAACGATTGCTCTTGGGACAACGTGATCATTTCGAAGCAAAATCTCGCTGTGGTAGGCGACTTTCTGACCTTGCTGCGTTGTCCCGGTCGTCACTATTGTCGCACATGGATGGTCGTGTTTCACGCGAGCATGCTGCCGGGACGTCGACGCGGAATATTCCCAAATCAGGGGCGCAGGGATGATGCGAGGTTGGAAAATTCGAACCAAGATGGTTTTAAGCCTGTGCCTGCTTGCGGCTGCCATCGGTGCATTGGTCTATAGCAGCTGGTCTCAAATGTCTGGCGATCGCGCTTTAGCCATGGAAATCGGCCAGCTCGCTGATGAGATCAACCATGCGCACGAACTGAAACGCTGGGGAGAAGGATTGGAGCGATCCTATCTGAAGCTTGATTCGCTGGACAAAGAGCAGCAAAAATCGAAAACCGATCCGATCGTTTTCGAATTCCCGGACGCGCGTGGGAAAGCGATCGAGGACGTGAATTTCTATTTTGAGCGATTGGAATTCACACTCAACAACTACCAGGCTTGGATCGCGACGCAATCCAAGTCCGACGTCGAAAGGTCCTTGTTGATTGATCGGACCCAGCAAGACGTGAACCTGAAAAGCATCAAATCGCTGCTCGACCGGACACGCGAAGACTGGGACAAATGGATGAACGTCGAGCACGGGTCGATCTTCATGACGTTCTATTCAGCCGACCTCTCTGAAAGGATTCCTGACCTGTCCGCTCAGATCAACGGGCCTTTTGAATCGATCAAGGTCGCGATGAAGGGTTTTCGCAACAAGGTCGACTCAGAGCATCAAAGCAAACGCAGCACCTTTTGGGCTCTGACTTGCATTTCGTTCTTCTTCATGCTGTGCCTCGCATGGGTTTTTTGGACGTCGATCGTCGTTCCGTTTCGCACTTTGATCAAAGGTTCGGAGCTGATCGCTGCAGGCCATCACAAGCACAAAATTCTTTTGGGAACGAATGACGAAATCGGGTTGATGGCCGAGACCATCAATCAGATTACTGACGGATTCAATGAGGCTGTTGAGAACACGACGCTGGCTTGGAAGCGAGCCCAACAGGAAGTACGCGAACGTACTCGGGAAGTCATCCAAAACGAACAGCTGGCGAGTGTCGGTTTTCTTGCCGCCGGTGTGGCACATGAGATCAATAACCCTCTCGGCGCGATCGCATGGAGTGCAGAGGCACTTGAAGAATCGATTGATGATCTTCCCGAAGATGAACTCGCCCAAATCGATCAAGACTTTGTCGCGGAATTAAAAACAAACCTGGGGCTGATTCAGTCCGAAGCCTTCCGGTGCAAAGGCATCACGAAACGCCTGCTGAGCTTTTCGAAGCTAAGCGATTCGATGCGAGCCCCCGAGGACCTGGGCGAATTGGTTCGACGGGTCGTCGGCTTGGTTGCCAAAGTTGGCGAATACCGGTGCAAAACCATCAAGACGCACCTTGGCGACGAAGTGCTCGCCTACTGCAACGCTCAGGAAATCCAACAAGTCGTTCTCAATTTGGTTAGCAACGCGTTGGAATCGGTTGATACCGAAGGCAAGGTTGACGTCTTTGTTCGGCAGGAATTTGATCCGCTGAGCGGTCGGACCAATGCGGTCGTCTCGGTCGAGGATGACGGCTGTGGAATGACACAGGAAGTGATGGACCATTTGTTCGAGCCGTTCTTTACTCGGCGTCGCGATAACTCGGGAACAGGGCTCGGCTTAAGTATTAGTGCGCGGATCGTTTCGCTGCATCATGGTTCGCTGACCCCCCACAGCGAAGGCGAGGGTTGTGGTTCAAAAATGGTCTTACGATTGCCAGCCGAAGCTCCTAAAGAAGTAGCTGCGCCGACACTTCGCATGCCGGCGATTTCTTCACCGATCGATGCTGCCCCACAGATCGATGTAGACTCCGAACAGAACATAGAAGATGTCGAAAAAGTCGCCTGAATGTGAATCGATGCACGTCTTGTACGCCGATGACGAGACGACATTGCAAACGCTGATGAAGAACCAGTTGGAAAAACTGGGGCACAGTGTCGTGGTCTGTCCCGATGGCGAAACCGCTGTCGCGGCAATGGAACGCGAGCCGTTTGATTGTTTGATCGTCGACTTAGACATGCCAGGCATGAAAGGTGCCGAAGTCATCGAGCGGGCCCGTGTGATTCGCCCTGACATCGAAGCCGTCGTTATCACCGGCAAACCCGATTTGCAATCCGCACTCAAAGCGATCGACAACCATGTGTTCGCTTTTGTGACAAAGCCCTGTAGCTTCAAGCAAATCAAATCGCTGTTAAGCCAAGTCTATCACCGACTGTCTCGGTCACGACGATTGGCGGCACTTGAACATCGTGTCCGTCAAACCGATGGTGATGGCCAGCTTGTCGGTGACGGCGAAGCGATGGCCCGTGTTCGCAAAGTCATCGAAAAGGTCGCGCCAACCGAAAGCACCGTGATGATCCGCGGTGAAACCGGTTGCGGGAAAGAATTGGTCGCAAGAGCGGTTCATGCGGCAAGTCTTCGCGCTGCCGAGCCGATGGTATCGATCAACTGTGGTGCGTTGCCCGAAAACCTGATCGAAAGTGAACTGTTCGGACACGTCAAAGGTGCATTTACAGGTGCCGACAACGCTCGCGTCGGTTTGTTCGAAGTCGCCGATGGCGGAACCATCTTCTTGGACGAAATCGGCGAGCTGCCGCTCATGATGCAAGCCAAGTTGCTGCGTGTCTTAGAAACGGGCGACATTCGTCGTCTGGGAAGCAATCAATCCAAACGTGTCGACGTCCGAGTCATCTGTGCGACTCACCGTGATCTTGAAAAGATGGTGCAGGAAGATCAGTTCCGCGAGGATTTGATGTTTCGTATCAACACGTTTGAAGTCCACGTGCCGGCCCTGCGTGAACGTCCCGAGGACATCATGCCTTTAGCGGCACACTTGTTGCGTCGGCATCGTAGCGATTGTGACGGGAACGAACTGTTCACCGAAGAGGCAAAGACGGAGCTGTTGGCGCACAAGTGGCCCGGCAACGTCCGTGAGTTGGCAAATGTTGTTGAGCACGCTGCTATCCTTTGCGACCGACTGCCAATTGATGCCGAGCATTTGCCACGGCACTTCAGCCGTCGACAATTGCGAAGCGAGATTCGGGAATCGGGACCGATGACGATTCGCGAGATGGAGTTGATCGCGATCGATCGAGCCATCGAACGACATAGCGGAGATAAAAAAGCGGCTGCCGAAGAATTGGGAATCAGCGTGAAAACTCTTTACAACAAGCTGAATTCGGCGGAAGAGAAAGAGCGTGCCGCGTAAGCTGACCGGCATACCTTGGCAATATCGACAGGGCCCGTTTCAACCGAAAGGCGACTTTGCTTCTGCAGCCGCCTAGCGAGTTTTTTAGGCATCCACACTTGCGATTGGGCTCGCGGTCAGCATCTGAAGCGTGACGGCAGTGCCAACGCCCTGCTGGCTATCGATCGAGATCAAACCGTGGTTTTTGTCCATGATCATTTTGCAGATCGATAGACCAAGCCCCATACCACGAGCCTTGGTTGTGTAAAAAGGCTCCATGATCTGTTCGAGCTGCTCTGAATCGATGCCTCCCCCGGTGTCCCGAACGACAGCCGAAGTGACTCCGTCGGATTCCTTCACGGTGATGCTGATGTCGCCGCCATCAGGCATTGCATCGCAAGCGTTTCGAAGCACGTTGCGAAAAACGATTTGCAATTGCTTGGGGTCTGCCATCACCATGGGCGTATCCGTATCGAAGTCACATGTTAGACGGACATTTTCGGGAAACGGTTCCTGGGAACACAGCTCTTCGAATACCTGCTTTAGGTGAATCGGTTTGACCGTCGCCTTGTGCATGCCCGAGGTCTCCGAAAGCGCGGTTACGATTCCGTCGATCATTCCGACTTGACGTTCGATCCGTTGCAAATGGT
This genomic interval from Stieleria sp. JC731 contains the following:
- a CDS encoding DUF58 domain-containing protein; the protein is MRPEVTQRIRRMELTARRVVEGFLSGMHRSPYFGQSIEFLQHRQYHPGDELRHIDWKVYARQDRLHIKQYEEETNLRLTLLVDRSASMSYGDGQTNKFDYSASIAASLAYLALRQKDACGLITFDTVMQESVPAKSNQQQLTRILSLLDQVGADGRTDLSRVARQVGQAIPRRGLIVIISDLLGVDSLVEGLRVLRSRGHDVALFHVLHDDEIEFPFNGATRFEGLESDDLLNCNPKALRDGYIAALEEFLTKTRRACGKLSIDYTQVRTSDPLDALLAKFLSHRLSLPKLRR
- a CDS encoding AAA family ATPase encodes the protein MSVETAGNSAENEGTGQSELSAADASRLNEAKKQIGEQLSKVIVGQQEVIDEIMIGLFSRGHILLEGVPGLAKTLMISTLAQTMDLSFSRVQFTPDLMPADVTGTEIIEEDRNSGHRAFRFMEGPLFANIVLADEINRTPPKTQASLLEAMQERQVTVGRTRHPLPTPFFVLATQNPIEQEGTYPLPEAQQDRFMFKVYVKYPSFDEEFEVARRTTGTDTGTVNAVLNADEIVRLQNLVRRVPVSDHVVRFALSLVRQTRVGDDGVPDFVNDLVGWGAGPRAVQFLILGGKARALLQGRFHVSVEDIQQLAKPVLRHRMVVNFAAESDGVTSDDVIDRIVAATPTTEDELSRDARFQRIFAS
- a CDS encoding sulfatase; this encodes MIASYLHHRLWLVVGFAWLAVIQIAHVAAAPPNVLIVYTDDQAAWAVGNAVTSGQFDDVPAASTPHMDRLAQEGAVLRNFFCVTPVCSPARAAWMTGRYASEFGIDDFIPSPDHRLFDPDHEVALPPDESLTFAEVLQQNGYRTGLVGKWHLGDWTAPGHEQFHPRHHGFDYFMGLTSGGTTPSNPMLEENGKVNQFEGLTTDLLTNRALEFLDRQSSDSPFLLCVHTRAPHGAWLPVAKEDWLPYAQLDPAIPNPDYPDLNIAKVKRQMREYLASTTGVDRNLGRILDRLDERKFADNTIVIFSSDHGYNMGHNGIWHKGNGIWATNKPPQNVHQGTKVISQKYRPNLYDHSLRTPAIVRWPGVVKENTVIDQTVTSLDLWPTILEMAKVDPPSDSLHHGRSFVTLLKGNVPADWKQNMLAEYNMINYAEADLVAYRTPDYKLIRDRKNVGRDEFYDLRNDPDETRNLIDSPDAEIKDAIQRLDRQLQHALSNR
- a CDS encoding sensor histidine kinase; translated protein: MVLSLCLLAAAIGALVYSSWSQMSGDRALAMEIGQLADEINHAHELKRWGEGLERSYLKLDSLDKEQQKSKTDPIVFEFPDARGKAIEDVNFYFERLEFTLNNYQAWIATQSKSDVERSLLIDRTQQDVNLKSIKSLLDRTREDWDKWMNVEHGSIFMTFYSADLSERIPDLSAQINGPFESIKVAMKGFRNKVDSEHQSKRSTFWALTCISFFFMLCLAWVFWTSIVVPFRTLIKGSELIAAGHHKHKILLGTNDEIGLMAETINQITDGFNEAVENTTLAWKRAQQEVRERTREVIQNEQLASVGFLAAGVAHEINNPLGAIAWSAEALEESIDDLPEDELAQIDQDFVAELKTNLGLIQSEAFRCKGITKRLLSFSKLSDSMRAPEDLGELVRRVVGLVAKVGEYRCKTIKTHLGDEVLAYCNAQEIQQVVLNLVSNALESVDTEGKVDVFVRQEFDPLSGRTNAVVSVEDDGCGMTQEVMDHLFEPFFTRRRDNSGTGLGLSISARIVSLHHGSLTPHSEGEGCGSKMVLRLPAEAPKEVAAPTLRMPAISSPIDAAPQIDVDSEQNIEDVEKVA
- a CDS encoding sigma-54-dependent transcriptional regulator codes for the protein MHVLYADDETTLQTLMKNQLEKLGHSVVVCPDGETAVAAMEREPFDCLIVDLDMPGMKGAEVIERARVIRPDIEAVVITGKPDLQSALKAIDNHVFAFVTKPCSFKQIKSLLSQVYHRLSRSRRLAALEHRVRQTDGDGQLVGDGEAMARVRKVIEKVAPTESTVMIRGETGCGKELVARAVHAASLRAAEPMVSINCGALPENLIESELFGHVKGAFTGADNARVGLFEVADGGTIFLDEIGELPLMMQAKLLRVLETGDIRRLGSNQSKRVDVRVICATHRDLEKMVQEDQFREDLMFRINTFEVHVPALRERPEDIMPLAAHLLRRHRSDCDGNELFTEEAKTELLAHKWPGNVRELANVVEHAAILCDRLPIDAEHLPRHFSRRQLRSEIRESGPMTIREMELIAIDRAIERHSGDKKAAAEELGISVKTLYNKLNSAEEKERAA